The region atccatccatccatttcaccGACCTTAAAAGTAGCCGCTGCACTATCATCCAGGGACATGTCTGCGAAATCTGGAGACACAAAGCGGGATTACAACCTAGAACGTATGTGTACGTCATCCTCGACTTCATGCTGTATCACCAAGGAAGAGCGGTGTTGCGCCAACAATGGACTTGAGCCAaatacgattttttttaaactgaactaaaatgaaacaaaaaaatgttttcttcttttttttttaaagtagctAGTTTTGTTTAACGCCGCCCGTTCACTACACAGCGCCCAGTTCTAGTATGTTCCATGGTAGCCTAGCTCAACGTGCAACATACGTACTCAAATGAGATGCTACACTACGATAACATGTtgggaaaaataaacacaaccgAGAGGCTTGTAGATGAACACGGACGTAGTTTTACCGTGAACCATTCAAATGAGCAAGGACACTTTTGCTTAACAATCCAAGAGGAGGAAACTAACACGTCTCAGGCCGTAGCAGATCTTAGACGAGAAACAGCTCACACCGCAAAATCTAGCGAGGATGACTAAATCGTAATGTGGATATTTTTGATATATTCAAGAAGTCGAAGCGAACAAACCAGCATTAAATCCGCAAAATCattttgctagctagctagctagcacgcAGGATGGGCGCCATTCTTTCTTTACgccatgctaacatgctaacccGGCTACCAGTTACACAAACGGCCAACTAAAAAAATTCCATTACCGACACTGAAGGCCGCGAGACAACCCCACAGACCTTAAAAGCACATATTTATACTTAACCGAGtgttaatatatataaatggaTTATTGTTAAGATTTTGAACGTGGAGAGGCCCACGAGGGATGAGAAAGCAGACTTACCAGTGGTATTTCGTACCAAGGAAAGAGCAAATGGCTGCGTGCGGCGGGAGATTCGGCGTGGTCTATGAGTCAGTTTCCGCCCTTATCACGTGACCAACACAGCGGCAAACTCTCCCTGCGAAGGCAGCAACCATAGTTGTTGTGACGTCACCCCGTTTTATCCCCCTCGTCTATGACTTCACAATTGAGAATACGTCGTTTCATGTGACGTGTGAACGTATCTGTTGTAATGATTGAGGAGAAAAACGGGGAAACGTTTGTGGGACCCTTCAGCTTATTCCAAAGCAtacgcatctttttttttttttttttatatttccgaAGAGCCGTCAAAGTGCGCTTAAAACCTGAAATAAAATGCTGGATCTTAGATTTATCTCATTTCTTGATATGTAGAATATGCAGGGATGGCGTTATACCAGGATTGGTGGTGCCAAAGCTTTGTCAGAAATCTGTTTAGCCAGAGTTAAGATCCCAGTATTTTGGGAATAAGAACAGTGCCCAAGATatcttgaataaaataaataaataaataaagtaaatgtTGAAGTTGGAATAGATTGTAGAAGTCATGAAACGTGAAAGGAGGAAACATATCTCCGAAATATTTTGGTGTATAGTAATTTGTGTCAACTCTCCAGGATTCACAAATTTACAGCAGCcaccataaaataaaaaaagaataaaacggaAGCATCATAAAATTGTGAACACCCGTTTATCTACTTTTTATTTACTAATAACTGATTCCACAGCCTACAGAGTGTACATATTATAAATACTTGGTCTTGATAACGTAATCAcacttttttaatatatatcatTTCGGCccataaattgaagaaaaacTCAATTGTGACATTTTCAGACTTCAGTTAAGCACTAAtaagaaaacagaaaaataaatactgtagTGAAATTTTGGAAAAACGACTTTATTTCAAGATTTTAATTGCATcaagaaaaatacaaacagaACGCTGCCTCAAAGTCTTGACTGTAAAacaaatataatatttttttaatctatgtGGGTGGAAGCGTGTGGAGACACTATAGCTCGACTTAAGTCCTTGTTTGTGAGAAAAATTATGATGAAACTCTGAACTCTGATGCACTGGAGGATAAACGATATTTTCAAGGTGGACACATACGGACACTTTGGCCTGGCAACTCTCCCGAGCAGTCTATCTGTAGAGGTAGTCTGCTTGGATGTTAGCTGCAATCTCAGCCTCCCATTTGTCTCCATTGTTAAGCAGTTTCTCCTTGTTGTACAGAAGCTCCTCATGGGTTTCAGTTGAAAATTCAAAGTTCGGACCCTGGAGGAAGAACAGAACCGCCACAATTCTTAAATTGCTTGCCACCTCTGAACTTGAGGAATTAAAAAATAGCATGCTGATATTGCTCACTTGTTGCTCCAGTGCGTTTCACTCATACTCATGTAGTAAAATGTATTCATTGCATTACTTTCTTTAATGCACCACCGTCTACCGAAACTGAGCATTTTAGACTCAACTTTCAAATTAAAGCTAGCCagattgtgcaagtgtacctaatcatATTTCCAAAAAAGCCCTGAAGCTCCCACCTCAACAATGGCATCCACAGGGCAGGCTTCCTGGCAGAAGCCACAGTAGATGCACTTGGTCATATCAATGTCATAGCGCGTGGTCCTCCTGCTGCCGTCAGCTCGAGTCTCAGCCTCAATGGTGATGGCCTTGTTTGAAAAGAAACCATGAATGAATCACTGATGTCAGACTCAAAAGAAAGAGACGCAAAATGGTATTCTCGTGTTCACCTGAGCGGGGCAGATGGCCTCGCAGAGCTTGCAAGCAATGCAGCGCTCCTCCCCGCTGGGGTAGCGACGGAGGGCGTGCTCTCCACGGAAGCGAGGTGAGAGGGGACCCTTCTCAAAGGGATAGTTGATGGTTGCCGGTTCACGGAAGAGGTAACTCATGGTCATACCCAATCCTGAGGGAAGGAGGGGTGCCCAACAATGTCAGTGTATTTTACCATCACCTTTTGGCGGATTGTGATATAACAATGGGGTTATCTCACACAATACCCCCACATTGTTTTTTGGCCAGGACTTGGAAGTTAGGTAGGTAAAAGCAAGCCATAGCCATACTGCATGTTATCATGTCAAAGCGGCTGAGCAAAACTTCGGCGTTAGCAGtgttcgttcgttcattcattcattcattcattcattcattcattcattcattcattcattcattcattcattcattcatttgattgGGGGCGTAATCACACTAGCACAAGACCTCTGAAGAGTTCGGTCCACAGGAGAGTCGTTGCAGCACGGTCAGTGATGGACTTGAGGTCTGTCTGCGGCTCCACAGCATTTACATACTCTGTAATTGGAGGGAGACATTTAAAGGCATGTATCGAATGCAGATGCAATATATGAATCAGTTGATTGAAGGACTCACTGAAGCCACTACGTTGCACACCAACGCTGAAGGGACGTACACTAGTGCACCCAAACGAGCCTGCAAACATACACATTTTTTTCGGAGTTCAATTAATtatgtccttgttttttttacatatttggAACAGGCAGTACCTGTCTTGGAGTAGCAGTAGAGAAGGCGCTGACCCAGTGAGGCAGACATCTGAAAGGCGGTTTTAAATAAGACTTAAGCAGCGTTTGGAATCATTCACTCACTCCCTACTCATTATATTGGGATTTTTATACAGTGGACTGTAAAGTTCACtcatttgtcatttaaaaaatatttttagcacTACACTGGCACACCGTTAATTATGTCATTTCTGTGTTACACTTATAATTTACCAACTCAACATGAATAGAAAATCTTTTAGCTGTATTTGCACAGTACATCATGGGATACATTTCTTTTCTCATTACCATTGCCATCTACTATTCCTTAAGATGCATTGAGGGATACATTAAGGACATTATAAAGAGAATGTGGTAAACTCAATATATAAGACACAATGTAGTGGATAGGTAGTGCTTCCAAACACAGATTTAAATCCTTAATTGTAATCCAAACATAGGAAACTAACTCCCAGAATTGCTGTCACAAAGGATATCTTTCAAAGCCAAAATACGACTATTCCTATTCAATTTTAAGCAGACGATCAACCATCTTTAGATAATACGTGAGAAGCAAAAGTTGTGGCAGGACAATTTATAGCTGCTTTGCAATGAAAACCTGCCTGCTCACAATGCCCTGAATATCAGTTTTAAAATTGACATTTTGACATTGAGATTGCCAAAACAACCGCGCTGCAGAAGATCCCGGAGGAACTCTTTAAGGTGTGCATGAAAGCAGCAGTGTAGATTGGACAGTAGAAAGACTCCAGGGGAGATTAGGTTCACTAGGGAATACATTTGTGACGTCAATCCTGGAACATTTCTGACAGAACTCGTTGTAGCAGCGCCACTTGTAGGCAATCCCAGATTCTACGACAGAATTGTGCCACATTCAAGGGACATGGGAATAATAGGAAACTAAACGTGTGAGAAGCGTTCGCGTACAAGAGCTTTAGCTACGACAGTGGACTAGGAACTGTTGACGTTAAATACGTACCCGTTCATCAACGCACTTAATAATTTAGCGGACTGAGTAAATGTTTTTACCACACTAGGGCATCGAGGTATGTTGCAAAATGTCGCATTGGTGACATTACATATATGAACACACTTGCAAGTTAGCTAATCGTCCGCACACTGACCTCAACTTCGTAGACTACAAGATGATAACAGTTTCATAAATATGATACAGATTAATTGGCACGGCTTCAGTTTTGACATTTAATAGCATTAGAAGTATTCGGCGATTTGTAATTTTACAGGTTAAGCTCATTTAGCCAAATAGAGGACACGCTCAGAGCACTGGACCTCCCTATTTGTTCTTGTAACTCAAAAGGGTGGCCATCAGTCACTCTAGAGTTGATTATGTTGACGTCTGGATGAACAAGCGCTATGTCATATGTTATTAACGATGACCTTTGAAGAGTCTTACCTCTGCTGTGTGTCGATCGCCGACCGGAAAACGCCGCTAActgtcatgcgcagtgaatgcaAAAATGCGTTCATGGCCCTCGGTTATTTGTGTTTCATCTAGGatttgcaataaaaataaatgtcaataaatcaTAATACTGCAAGGAAATCTGGTCTTTTCCAAGGTTGGATTATGTTAAAGAGGAAAATATAtgcaaaaaaatcattttataaagtgtgtgtgggggggtgcaTTGTTACTCACACTGATGTCATGATGAATGTGTCATCTTCCAGCAAAAAATATGCCCCTGATGAGTTTATTTTCCATAAAAACCCACGTGGTTTAGTTACAGAGAAGTAGATTTGAGGCAAGACCCTGCCCTGCGTCAGCAACAGTGGGAGATGGCAGCAGAGAGAAGAGGAAGTTGTTAATTTTCCACCGCCACAGAATCTCAGTCATCTTCAGTTCAGTGACTTTCAGTGATGAAGCAGGGCGGACATGCCTGAAGGTAATTAATTCCTTTTAAATGTATGTTGAACGACTCTTATGTTTAGTTCCAAGGTGGGAAGTGTTCTAAGACTACATGCTTAAggttgaacctttttttttttaatgtatttttcaaaGCTTGAAAtaagtttcatcatctctcatctCGTCTTCCAATGAAATGCTGAGGACATCGAGTCGTGGAGGTCTGAATATGTCCAGTGATGAGGAAAGTTCTGGATCTGATGCGGGGTCAGAGTTCAGTCCTAAACTTCAGACAGACCGCTTTGGCTTCATAGTGTTGAATGGATCTGAAACCAGGTAAGCAGTTCCTCCTTTGCGATTGTTGGTAGCCTCACTTCTGATTGCCTGTTCATGTTCATTAAGCAGATATTGATTAGTtatgattttttgttttcaaacaacgACATCAAAGGCATGCAATCTAGTAGTTAGCACGTCATCTCCCTCACAGTTCCCTCAAATCTCAGGCGGATGTTCTCCGTGTGTTTGGGTGGGTTCTCTTCAGGTACCCTGGTTTCCACCAAAATTCCAAAAACGTGATAGTTAGGTCAACAACTCAGTAAAAACTGTAATATTCTTGAGTTACTAGGTTTATTTTCCATGTCATTCCAAATCTGCCAAAAATGGTTAGGCCTACTCAAATTCTGGTACAAGACCGGTGCAAGTGTCATCAAGCTGTCTACCATCTAGTGTTGGATATTTCTACTTAAAACTATATAGTGGGAGATAGGGCCCAGGTTCAAATGTAATTCACGGCTATTCTAATTGCAGTGGGGGAAAAATATATTACTGTACAAGTTATTAAACCCTCAAACTTGTTGAATAAGTGGTACACTGCCAGTAAACATGACCATGGGTGTTAGTTCGCAAAATACTCCACAAAAAACATTGGTAAACCTCCAATATGCATTTTACATTAAAAC is a window of Syngnathus typhle isolate RoL2023-S1 ecotype Sweden linkage group LG1, RoL_Styp_1.0, whole genome shotgun sequence DNA encoding:
- the ndufs8b gene encoding NADH:ubiquinone oxidoreductase core subunit S8b, whose protein sequence is MSASLGQRLLYCYSKTGSFGCTSVRPFSVGVQRSGFKYVNAVEPQTDLKSITDRAATTLLWTELFRGLGMTMSYLFREPATINYPFEKGPLSPRFRGEHALRRYPSGEERCIACKLCEAICPAQAITIEAETRADGSRRTTRYDIDMTKCIYCGFCQEACPVDAIVEGPNFEFSTETHEELLYNKEKLLNNGDKWEAEIAANIQADYLYR